A stretch of Pseudomonas sp. CCC3.1 DNA encodes these proteins:
- the mnmC gene encoding bifunctional tRNA (5-methylaminomethyl-2-thiouridine)(34)-methyltransferase MnmD/FAD-dependent 5-carboxymethylaminomethyl-2-thiouridine(34) oxidoreductase MnmC, translating into MTTEMPNAQIDWDDQGRPHSRVFDDVYFSDKSGLEETRYVFIEQNALRERFAALPANGQLVIGETGFGTGLNFLCAWQLFEQTAHPEARLHFISVEKYPLTRDDLQRALALWPELAVWSEPLLAAYFAIHPGFQHLRLANGRVTLTLLIGDVLEQLPQLDARIDAWFLDGFAPAKNPEMWTPELFAQLARLAAPGSTISTFTSTGWVRRALNDAGFKMRRTPGIGHKWEILRGSFIGLPEHALATPESKPWFARPPQFEGERRALVIGGGLSGCASANSLATRGWHVCLLERHERLAKEASGNPQGVLYMKLSAHGTTLSQLIVSGFGYTRRLLEQLQRGRDWDECGVLQLGFNAKEAERQAQLAAAFPPALVHLLDQPQAQALAGVELAHGGLFYPEGGWVHPPALCQFQALHPNIEVLTHHDVLQLEQIDGQWLARQGEQVLASAPVVILAGAAEVKRFPAASGLPLKRIRGQITQLVETQASAALKTVVCAEGYIAPGRLGEHTLGASFDFHNEDLTTTPAGHQSNLDLLQEISPALAQHLGEEQLDPESLRGWAAFRCTSPDYLPIVGPLSDPEAFAQVYAVLRKDARQVPSTECPWLNGLYVNSGHGSRGLITAPLSGELLAAWINNEPLPLPRAVAQACHPNRFMLRTLIKGL; encoded by the coding sequence ATGACTACTGAAATGCCCAATGCCCAGATTGACTGGGATGACCAAGGTCGCCCGCACTCGCGGGTGTTTGATGACGTGTACTTTTCCGACAAGTCGGGTCTCGAAGAAACACGGTATGTCTTCATCGAGCAGAACGCGTTGCGCGAACGTTTTGCCGCCCTGCCCGCTAATGGCCAACTGGTCATCGGTGAAACCGGTTTTGGCACCGGGCTGAATTTTCTGTGCGCCTGGCAGTTATTTGAGCAGACGGCTCACCCTGAGGCCCGCCTGCACTTCATCAGCGTCGAAAAATACCCGTTGACCCGCGACGACTTGCAGCGCGCCCTCGCCCTCTGGCCAGAACTGGCGGTCTGGAGCGAACCACTGCTGGCCGCCTATTTCGCCATTCATCCAGGCTTTCAGCACCTGCGCCTGGCCAATGGCCGGGTGACCCTCACGTTGTTGATCGGCGATGTGCTGGAGCAATTGCCGCAGCTCGATGCACGCATCGACGCATGGTTTCTGGACGGGTTCGCGCCCGCGAAAAACCCTGAGATGTGGACCCCCGAACTGTTTGCCCAACTGGCGCGCCTCGCCGCCCCCGGGTCGACCATCAGCACCTTTACCAGCACCGGCTGGGTGCGCCGGGCATTGAACGACGCGGGTTTTAAAATGCGTCGAACGCCGGGCATTGGTCACAAGTGGGAAATCCTGCGCGGCAGTTTTATCGGCCTGCCCGAGCACGCACTCGCCACCCCGGAAAGCAAACCCTGGTTCGCCCGTCCACCGCAGTTCGAAGGCGAGCGCAGAGCCTTGGTGATTGGCGGCGGATTGTCCGGCTGCGCCAGCGCCAACAGCTTGGCCACGCGCGGGTGGCACGTGTGTTTGCTGGAGCGCCACGAACGCTTGGCCAAAGAAGCGTCAGGCAACCCGCAAGGCGTGCTGTATATGAAGCTTTCGGCCCACGGCACGACATTGTCGCAACTGATTGTCAGCGGCTTCGGTTACACCCGTCGTCTGTTGGAGCAACTGCAACGCGGGCGCGACTGGGATGAGTGCGGCGTGTTGCAGTTGGGGTTCAATGCCAAGGAGGCTGAGCGTCAGGCGCAGTTGGCTGCGGCCTTTCCACCCGCGCTGGTCCACCTGCTTGATCAGCCGCAAGCACAAGCATTGGCAGGCGTCGAACTGGCGCACGGCGGGTTGTTCTATCCCGAAGGTGGGTGGGTGCACCCGCCTGCACTGTGCCAGTTCCAGGCCTTGCACCCGAATATCGAGGTGCTGACCCACCATGATGTGCTGCAACTGGAACAGATTGATGGCCAATGGCTGGCCCGCCAAGGCGAGCAGGTATTGGCCAGTGCGCCCGTGGTGATTCTGGCCGGGGCTGCCGAGGTCAAACGCTTCCCGGCGGCCAGCGGCTTGCCGCTCAAGCGTATCCGCGGGCAAATCACCCAATTGGTTGAAACCCAAGCCAGCGCCGCGCTGAAAACAGTGGTCTGCGCCGAAGGCTACATCGCCCCCGGACGGCTCGGCGAGCACACCTTGGGCGCCAGCTTCGACTTTCACAATGAAGACCTGACCACCACGCCAGCCGGGCACCAGAGCAACCTCGACTTGCTGCAAGAAATATCCCCGGCGCTGGCGCAGCACTTGGGTGAAGAGCAACTCGACCCTGAATCCCTCAGAGGCTGGGCCGCATTCCGCTGCACCAGCCCGGATTATTTGCCGATAGTCGGGCCACTTTCTGACCCCGAAGCCTTCGCACAGGTCTACGCGGTGCTGCGCAAAGACGCACGCCAGGTGCCGTCAACCGAGTGCCCGTGGCTGAACGGTTTGTACGTCAACAGCGGCCACGGCTCACGTGGACTGATTACTGCGCCGCTGTCCGGTGAACTGTTGGCGGCGTGGATCAATAACGAGCCCCTGCCCTTGCCGCGAGCCGTGGCGCAAGCCTGTCATCCCAATCGCTTTATGCTGCGCACACTGATCAAAGGTCTGTAG
- the pap gene encoding polyphosphate:AMP phosphotransferase, with product MFESAEIGHSIDKETYDREVPALREALLEAQYDLQQQKRAAVIVLINGIEGAGKGETVKLLSEWMDPRLIEVRTFDQQTDEEMAHPPAWRYWRHLPAKGRMGVFFGNWYSQMLQGRVHGVIKDAVLDQAITAAERLERMLCDEGAVIFKLWFHLSKKQMKARLNALKDDPLHSWRISPLDWQQSETYDKFVRYGERVIRRTSRDYAPWHIVEGVDPHYRSLTVGKILLEGLQAALSAPKARVRPINVPPLPENRDGLSLLDCLDMTRRLEKDDYQEQLITEQARLSGLMRDKRMRRHALITVFEGNDAAGKGGSIRRVAAALDPRQYNIVPIAAPSQDERAQPYLWRFWRQIPARGKFTIFDRSWYGRVLVERVEDFCSQADWMRAYGEINDFEEQLRNAGVIVVKFWLAIDKQTQLERFQEREAIPFKRFKITEEDWRNREKWDLYRTAVCDMVDRTSTEISPWTLVAANDKRWARVKVLRTINEALEAAFEKSDKHAKKHKK from the coding sequence ATGTTTGAATCTGCTGAAATCGGTCATTCCATCGATAAAGAAACATACGACAGAGAAGTTCCCGCCCTGCGTGAAGCCCTGCTTGAGGCGCAATACGACCTGCAGCAGCAGAAGCGCGCTGCGGTCATTGTGCTAATCAATGGCATCGAAGGCGCGGGCAAGGGCGAAACGGTCAAGCTGCTGAGCGAGTGGATGGACCCGCGGCTGATTGAAGTGCGCACCTTTGACCAGCAAACCGACGAAGAGATGGCCCACCCACCCGCGTGGCGCTATTGGCGTCATTTGCCAGCCAAAGGGCGGATGGGTGTGTTCTTTGGCAATTGGTACAGCCAAATGCTCCAGGGCCGAGTGCATGGCGTCATTAAGGACGCCGTGCTTGATCAGGCCATTACGGCAGCCGAACGGCTCGAAAGAATGCTCTGTGATGAAGGCGCGGTGATTTTCAAACTCTGGTTTCACTTGTCTAAAAAACAAATGAAAGCGCGCCTCAACGCCCTTAAGGACGACCCGCTGCACAGTTGGCGCATCAGCCCTCTGGACTGGCAGCAGTCAGAAACCTACGACAAGTTTGTGCGTTACGGCGAGCGCGTGATTCGCCGTACCAGCCGTGATTACGCGCCGTGGCACATCGTGGAAGGCGTTGACCCGCATTACCGCAGTTTGACCGTGGGCAAAATTCTTCTGGAAGGTCTGCAAGCGGCGCTAAGCGCTCCCAAGGCGCGGGTACGTCCGATCAACGTGCCGCCGCTGCCTGAAAACCGTGATGGCCTGAGCCTGCTCGATTGCCTGGACATGACCCGACGCCTGGAAAAGGACGACTATCAGGAACAATTGATTACCGAACAGGCGCGTTTGTCGGGCTTGATGCGTGACAAGCGCATGCGTCGACATGCGCTGATCACCGTCTTCGAAGGTAACGATGCAGCCGGCAAGGGTGGCTCGATTCGCCGGGTGGCAGCCGCGCTCGATCCGCGCCAATACAACATTGTGCCGATCGCCGCGCCGTCCCAGGACGAACGTGCACAACCGTACCTTTGGCGTTTTTGGCGGCAGATACCTGCGCGGGGCAAATTCACGATCTTTGACCGCTCGTGGTATGGCCGGGTGCTGGTCGAGCGGGTTGAAGACTTTTGCAGCCAGGCCGACTGGATGCGGGCTTATGGCGAGATCAATGACTTTGAAGAGCAACTGAGGAACGCGGGGGTTATTGTCGTCAAATTCTGGTTGGCGATTGATAAACAAACCCAGCTGGAGCGCTTTCAGGAGCGTGAAGCCATTCCGTTCAAGCGTTTCAAAATCACCGAAGAAGATTGGCGCAACCGCGAAAAATGGGACCTGTATCGCACTGCGGTGTGCGACATGGTCGATCGCACCAGCACCGAGATTTCACCTTGGACATTGGTGGCGGCCAATGACAAACGGTGGGCGCGGGTCAAAGTGTTACGCACCATCAACGAGGCGCTGGAAGCGGCCTTTGAGAAGAGCGACAAACACGCCAAAAAGCACAAGAAATAG
- a CDS encoding class II fumarate hydratase: MSRIETDSLGEVNVPDEAYWGAQTQRSLINFAIGNEKMPLAVLHALVLIKKAAARVNDRNGDLPADIARLIEQAANEVLDGEHDDQFPLAVWQTGSGTQSNMNANEVIAGRANELAGKGRGGKSPVHPNDHVNRSQSSNDCFPTAMHIAAAKAVHQHLLPAISELSGGLAELSARYMNLVKTGRTHMMDATPITFGQELSAYIAQLDYAERAIRASLPAVCELAQGGTAVGTGLNAPHGFAEAIAAELAALSGLPFVTAPNKFAALAGHEPLTTLSGALKTLAVTLMKLANDFRLLGSGPRAGLAEIRLPANEPGSSIMPGKVNPTQCEALSMLACQVMGNDVAIGFAASQGHLQLNVFKPVIIHNLLQSIQLLADGCTNFNEHCVTGLEPDAAKMAEHLERGLMLVTALNPHIGYDKSAQIAKKAYAEGLTLREAALELGYLTDEEFSQWVRPENMLNPGKH, from the coding sequence ATGAGCCGTATCGAGACCGACAGCCTGGGTGAAGTGAACGTACCGGATGAGGCCTACTGGGGCGCTCAGACTCAGCGCTCGCTGATTAACTTCGCCATCGGCAACGAAAAAATGCCGCTGGCGGTGCTGCACGCTCTGGTACTGATCAAAAAGGCTGCGGCGCGAGTCAATGATCGCAACGGTGACTTGCCGGCCGACATTGCGCGCCTGATTGAACAGGCGGCAAACGAAGTGCTCGACGGCGAGCACGATGATCAGTTTCCACTGGCCGTGTGGCAAACCGGCAGCGGCACCCAGAGCAACATGAACGCCAATGAAGTGATCGCCGGTCGGGCCAACGAACTCGCGGGCAAAGGCCGTGGCGGCAAGTCCCCGGTGCACCCGAACGACCACGTCAACCGCTCGCAAAGCTCTAACGACTGTTTTCCTACCGCCATGCACATCGCCGCCGCCAAGGCTGTGCACCAGCACCTGTTGCCTGCGATCAGCGAGTTGTCCGGCGGGCTTGCCGAATTGTCGGCGCGCTACATGAACCTGGTTAAAACGGGCCGCACCCACATGATGGATGCAACGCCCATTACCTTCGGCCAGGAGCTGTCGGCCTATATCGCCCAACTTGACTACGCCGAGCGGGCCATCCGCGCCTCGTTGCCAGCAGTCTGCGAATTGGCTCAGGGCGGGACCGCCGTGGGGACCGGGTTGAATGCCCCACACGGTTTTGCCGAAGCGATTGCCGCAGAACTTGCGGCCTTGTCCGGCCTGCCATTTGTCACCGCGCCGAACAAGTTTGCCGCGCTGGCCGGGCATGAGCCGCTGACCACCTTGTCGGGTGCCCTGAAAACCTTGGCCGTGACCCTGATGAAGCTGGCCAACGACTTCCGCTTGCTGGGCTCAGGTCCACGCGCCGGGTTGGCCGAAATCAGGCTGCCTGCCAATGAACCGGGCAGTTCGATCATGCCGGGCAAAGTTAACCCGACCCAATGTGAAGCCTTGTCGATGCTGGCCTGTCAGGTCATGGGCAATGACGTTGCCATCGGTTTCGCGGCCAGTCAGGGGCACTTGCAGCTCAACGTCTTCAAACCGGTGATCATCCACAACCTGTTGCAGTCGATTCAGTTGCTGGCCGATGGCTGCACCAATTTCAATGAACACTGCGTCACGGGCCTTGAGCCGGACGCTGCAAAAATGGCTGAACATCTGGAGCGCGGACTGATGCTGGTCACAGCGCTTAACCCGCACATCGGCTATGACAAATCGGCCCAAATCGCCAAAAAAGCCTATGCAGAGGGTTTGACCTTGCGCGAAGCCGCGCTGGAGCTGGGTTACTTGACCGATGAAGAGTTCAGTCAGTGGGTACGCCCGGAGAACATGTTGAACCCGGGCAAGCATTAA
- a CDS encoding DUF2059 domain-containing protein has translation MTRLRAICTAVALVCASGQVFADAASHAASAETFLKLAHADKLGTPVYMQVQQMFAQRFEQTKAPASKQALLETYQAKANTALDQAIGWDKLKPDMVKLYTANFSESELNDLVKFYQSPLGKKVLEKMPQLTQQSAQMTQAKLESAVPVVNKLLADMTAELEPKAAPAKKK, from the coding sequence ATGACCCGTCTTCGCGCCATCTGTACTGCAGTTGCTCTGGTATGCGCCAGCGGCCAGGTTTTCGCCGATGCAGCCAGCCACGCTGCCAGTGCTGAAACGTTCCTCAAACTGGCGCACGCCGACAAACTGGGGACTCCGGTGTACATGCAAGTGCAGCAAATGTTTGCTCAGCGTTTTGAGCAGACCAAAGCGCCAGCGTCCAAGCAAGCCTTGCTGGAAACTTACCAGGCCAAAGCCAACACCGCTCTGGATCAAGCCATTGGCTGGGACAAGCTGAAGCCGGACATGGTCAAGCTGTACACCGCCAACTTCAGCGAATCCGAACTCAACGATCTGGTGAAGTTCTACCAGTCGCCACTGGGCAAGAAAGTCCTGGAAAAAATGCCTCAGCTAACCCAGCAATCGGCCCAAATGACTCAGGCCAAGCTGGAAAGCGCGGTGCCTGTGGTCAACAAGCTGCTGGCTGACATGACTGCCGAGCTGGAGCCTAAAGCTGCCCCGGCCAAGAAGAAGTAA
- a CDS encoding BolA family protein, with translation MNMQQRIETTLSALQPEHLNVLDESHMHSRGLQTHFKAVVVSEQFAGLNSVKRHQKVYATLGDLMGEFHALALHTYTPEEWAKIGTAPASPTCAGGGH, from the coding sequence ATGAACATGCAACAACGTATCGAAACAACGCTGAGCGCGTTGCAACCCGAGCATTTGAACGTGCTGGATGAAAGCCACATGCACAGTCGCGGGTTGCAGACCCACTTCAAGGCGGTGGTGGTCAGCGAGCAGTTCGCCGGGCTCAATAGCGTCAAGCGCCACCAAAAGGTCTACGCCACACTGGGTGACTTGATGGGTGAGTTCCATGCGTTGGCTCTGCACACGTATACGCCTGAAGAGTGGGCGAAAATCGGCACAGCCCCGGCCTCGCCGACGTGTGCCGGCGGTGGGCACTAA
- a CDS encoding rhodanese-related sulfurtransferase, producing MTASIVVAALYKFVTLEDYVELREPLLKAMFDNGIKGTLLIAEEGINGTVSGSREGIDGLMAWLKNDPRMVDIDHKESYCEDQPFYRTKVKLKKEIVTLGVEGVDPNKKVGTYVDPENWNALISDPEVLLIDTRNDYEVSIGTFEGAIDPKTTSFREFPDYIKANFDPAKHKKVAMFCTGGIRCEKASSYMLSQGFDEVYHLKGGILKYLETVPQEETKWQGDCFVFDNRVTVRHDLTEGEYDQCHACRTPISAADRESEHYQPGISCPHCWDKLSEKTRRSAIDRQKQIELAKARNQPHPIGHNYRKPAEA from the coding sequence ATGACCGCGTCAATTGTTGTAGCTGCACTGTATAAATTCGTCACCCTTGAAGATTACGTCGAACTGCGCGAGCCCTTGCTCAAGGCAATGTTTGATAACGGCATCAAAGGCACCTTGCTGATTGCTGAAGAAGGCATTAATGGCACCGTTTCCGGCAGCCGCGAAGGGATTGACGGGCTGATGGCCTGGCTCAAGAACGATCCGCGCATGGTCGATATTGACCACAAGGAATCCTACTGTGAAGACCAGCCGTTCTATCGGACCAAGGTCAAGCTGAAAAAAGAAATCGTGACCCTTGGTGTTGAAGGCGTAGACCCGAACAAAAAAGTCGGAACCTATGTCGACCCCGAGAACTGGAACGCGCTGATCAGCGATCCAGAGGTGTTATTGATTGACACCCGTAACGACTACGAAGTCTCTATTGGCACGTTTGAAGGTGCCATCGATCCGAAAACCACCAGTTTTCGCGAGTTTCCTGACTACATCAAAGCCAACTTCGACCCGGCCAAGCACAAGAAAGTCGCCATGTTCTGCACCGGTGGCATTCGTTGTGAAAAAGCATCGAGCTACATGCTTAGTCAGGGTTTTGACGAGGTGTATCACCTTAAAGGCGGGATTCTGAAGTACCTCGAAACCGTGCCGCAGGAAGAAACCAAGTGGCAAGGTGACTGCTTTGTGTTTGATAACCGTGTGACCGTGCGTCACGACCTGACCGAAGGTGAGTACGATCAGTGCCATGCCTGCCGTACACCTATCAGCGCTGCGGACCGTGAGTCTGAACACTACCAGCCAGGGATCAGTTGCCCGCATTGCTGGGACAAGCTGAGCGAGAAAACCCGTCGCAGCGCGATTGACCGTCAAAAACAGATTGAACTGGCCAAGGCCCGCAATCAGCCACACCCGATTGGCCACAACTACCGCAAACCTGCCGAGGCTTGA
- a CDS encoding DsbA family protein, translated as MSARLLYVMDPMCSWCWGFSPIAEALVEQAQAAGVELHLVVGGLRTGNGSALEPATRGYILEHWQAVADATGQPFLFEGALPQGFVYDCEPACRAVVAARSLAPDRAWALLKLIQQAFYVQGRDVTQTALLVELAEQAGVPRIEFAAAFDSDEQHAATAADFTWVQDLGIAGFPTLLAERNGQLALLTNGYQPLEPLSDLLGRWLERAARV; from the coding sequence ATGTCCGCGCGCCTGCTCTATGTGATGGATCCGATGTGCTCATGGTGCTGGGGATTTTCCCCCATCGCAGAAGCCTTGGTTGAGCAGGCGCAAGCCGCAGGTGTGGAACTGCACTTGGTGGTGGGCGGGTTGCGTACCGGCAACGGGTCGGCGTTGGAACCTGCCACGCGAGGTTACATTCTTGAGCATTGGCAGGCGGTAGCCGACGCCACCGGGCAACCGTTCCTTTTTGAGGGTGCGTTGCCTCAGGGGTTTGTCTACGACTGTGAGCCCGCGTGCCGTGCTGTGGTTGCCGCGCGCAGTCTGGCGCCGGATCGCGCATGGGCGTTGCTCAAGCTCATTCAGCAGGCGTTTTATGTGCAAGGGCGGGACGTGACGCAAACAGCGCTGCTGGTCGAACTCGCCGAGCAGGCCGGTGTGCCGCGAATTGAATTCGCCGCTGCGTTTGACAGCGACGAGCAGCATGCCGCCACGGCTGCAGACTTCACCTGGGTTCAGGATTTGGGCATTGCCGGGTTCCCCACCTTGCTTGCCGAGCGTAATGGCCAACTGGCATTGTTGACCAATGGTTATCAGCCGCTTGAACCGCTGTCTGATTTGTTGGGCCGCTGGCTTGAACGTGCAGCGCGTGTCTGA
- a CDS encoding ABC transporter ATP-binding protein — protein sequence MSDPSSTLSTSRTTDRLSWAEIRRLALRHKKALWLANGVAVLATLCSVPIPLLLPLLVDEVLLGHGDAALKVMNNALPAAWQTSVGYIGLMLLMTLLLRSGALLFNVLQARLFSRLAKDIVFRIRVRLIERLKRISLAEYESLGSGTVTTHLVTDLDTLDKFVGETLSRFLVAMLTLIGTSAILLWMHWQLALLILLFNPLVIYATVQLGKRIKHLKKLENDSTARFTQALTETLDAIQEVRAGNRQAFFLGRLQQRAREVRDFAVASQWKSDASNRASGLLFQFGIDIFRAAAMLTVLFSDLSIGQMLAVFSYLWFMIGPVEQLLNLQYAFYAAGGALTRINQLLARADEPQYPGGVNPFAGRQTVGIDIRDLSFSYGEERVLDQLNLSIAPGEKVAIVGTSGGGKSTLVQLLLGLYTPQSGSISFAGVSQPDIGLETIREHVAVVLQHPALFNDTVRANLTMGRERTDEACWRALEIAQLDGTVMTLPQGLDSIVGRSGVRLSGGQRQRLAIARMVLAEPKIVILDEATSALDAATEYNLHHALGKFLSGRTTLIIAHRLSAVKQADRVLVFDGGHIAEDGDHQQLIAEGGLYAKLYGHLQQT from the coding sequence GTGTCTGATCCCTCTTCGACGTTGTCGACTTCGCGCACCACTGATCGTCTGAGCTGGGCCGAAATTCGGCGCTTGGCCCTGCGCCATAAAAAAGCGTTATGGCTGGCCAATGGTGTGGCGGTGTTGGCCACGTTGTGCAGCGTGCCGATTCCGTTGCTGTTGCCGTTGTTGGTGGACGAAGTGTTGCTGGGGCATGGTGACGCAGCGCTGAAAGTAATGAACAACGCGTTGCCTGCCGCGTGGCAGACGTCGGTGGGCTATATCGGCCTGATGCTCTTGATGACGTTGCTGCTGCGCTCAGGCGCGTTGTTGTTCAACGTATTGCAGGCGCGGCTGTTTTCACGGCTGGCCAAAGACATCGTGTTTCGTATTCGGGTGCGCTTGATTGAGCGTTTAAAACGTATCTCGCTGGCGGAATATGAAAGCCTTGGCAGCGGCACCGTAACCACCCATCTGGTCACCGACCTCGACACCCTCGACAAGTTTGTCGGCGAGACGTTGAGCCGGTTTTTGGTGGCCATGCTCACCTTGATCGGAACGTCGGCGATTCTGCTGTGGATGCACTGGCAGTTGGCGTTGTTGATCCTGTTGTTTAACCCGTTGGTGATTTACGCCACGGTGCAACTGGGCAAGCGCATCAAGCACCTCAAAAAACTCGAAAACGACAGCACGGCGCGTTTCACCCAAGCCCTGACTGAAACCCTGGATGCCATTCAAGAAGTGCGCGCGGGTAACCGTCAGGCGTTTTTCCTCGGTCGTCTGCAGCAGCGGGCACGTGAAGTCCGGGATTTTGCCGTCGCCTCGCAATGGAAAAGCGATGCATCGAACCGCGCCAGTGGTTTGTTGTTCCAGTTTGGTATCGATATTTTCCGTGCGGCGGCGATGCTGACTGTGCTGTTCTCCGATCTGTCGATTGGCCAGATGCTGGCAGTGTTCAGCTACTTGTGGTTCATGATCGGGCCGGTCGAGCAGTTGCTGAATTTGCAATACGCCTTTTATGCGGCAGGCGGGGCGCTGACGCGTATCAACCAATTGCTGGCGCGTGCCGATGAGCCGCAATACCCGGGGGGTGTTAACCCGTTTGCGGGGCGCCAAACAGTGGGTATCGACATTCGTGACCTGAGTTTCAGTTACGGCGAAGAGCGCGTGCTGGATCAGCTCAACCTGAGTATTGCGCCAGGCGAGAAGGTGGCGATTGTCGGCACCAGTGGCGGCGGTAAAAGCACCTTGGTGCAACTGCTGCTCGGGTTGTATACGCCACAGTCCGGGAGCATTTCTTTTGCGGGTGTCAGTCAGCCAGACATTGGCCTTGAGACCATTCGCGAGCATGTGGCGGTGGTGTTGCAGCATCCGGCCCTGTTCAACGATACGGTGCGGGCCAACTTGACCATGGGGCGTGAGCGCACCGATGAAGCCTGCTGGCGCGCACTGGAAATTGCTCAACTGGATGGCACTGTCATGACCTTGCCCCAAGGTCTGGACAGCATTGTCGGGCGTTCAGGTGTGCGCTTGTCGGGTGGGCAGCGCCAGCGTCTGGCGATTGCACGAATGGTACTGGCCGAGCCCAAGATAGTGATTCTCGATGAGGCCACCAGCGCCCTCGATGCGGCCACCGAATACAACTTGCATCACGCTTTAGGAAAATTCTTGAGCGGGCGTACGACTTTGATCATTGCTCACCGACTTTCTGCGGTAAAACAGGCAGACAGGGTGTTGGTGTTTGATGGTGGACACATTGCTGAAGACGGTGACCACCAGCAGTTGATTGCTGAGGGCGGCCTTTATGCAAAGTTGTACGGGCATTTGCAGCAAACCTGA